Within the Deltaproteobacteria bacterium genome, the region ACCGGCGGCCGACGACGCGGTGCCACGGCAGCCCGAGTTCGGGCGGACTGGCGCGCATGGCGGCGCCGGCGACGCGGCCGCCGCGCGGGATGCCGGCGAGCTGCGCCACCTGGCCGTAGGTGGCGACCGCGCCGGGGGGGATGCGGCGCACGACGGCGTAGATGCGCCGGTACAACGCGGCGATGGCGTCGCGATCGCTGGACGGCACGGCGCAGGCAGGGTACGACCGAAGGCGGTGCAGATCCAGGTCCGATACTTCGCGGTGCTGCGCGAGCGGCTGCGGCGCGACGGCGAGCGCCTCGAGCTGCCCGACGGCGCGACCGTCGCCGACGCGGTGGACGCGCTGGCGGCGGCGCACGACGCCGTCGCGGCGCTGCGCGGCCGATTCCGCGCGGCCGTCAACATGGAGATGGTCGACGCGGACGCGGCGCTCGCGGACGGCGACGAGTTGGCGCTGATTCCGCCGGTGGCGGGCGGCGCCGGCGACGGCGCGCCGGGCGGCCGGCTCGCGCGCATGGTCCACGATCGGCCGCCGTCGGTGGACGCGTGCATCGCCGCGGTGCGATCGGCCGACGTCGGCGGCATCGTGACGTTCATCGGCTGCGTGCGGCGAACGAACCGGGGCCGCCAGGTCGACCGCCTCGAGTACGAAGCCTACGACGACATGGCCAACAAGGTGCTCCGCGAGCTGTGCGAGGCGATCGAAGCGGAGATGCCGGGGACCCGGCTGGCGGTCGAACACCGCGCCGGCGTGCTCGCGGTCGGCGACGTGGCCGTCGCGATCGCGGCCGGCGCGCCGCACCGGGCCGAGGCGTTCGCGGCGTGCCGCGCGATGATC harbors:
- a CDS encoding methyltransferase → MAALYRRIYAVVRRIPPGAVATYGQVAQLAGIPRGGRVAGAAMRASPPELGLPWHRVVGRRSRTAAAIAIRDPVAAARQRQLLEAEGVAFRRSGTISLADHGWLPPDA
- the moaD gene encoding molybdopterin converting factor subunit 1 — its product is MQIQVRYFAVLRERLRRDGERLELPDGATVADAVDALAAAHDAVAALRGRFRAAVNMEMVDADAALADGDELALIPPVAGGAGDGAPGGRLARMVHDRPPSVDACIAAVRSADVGGIVTFIGCVRRTNRGRQVDRLEYEAYDDMANKVLRELCEAIEAEMPGTRLAVEHRAGVLAVGDVAVAIAAGAPHRAEAFAACRAMIERLKQSVPIWKKEIGPDGAEWIGVGP